One Methylophilus sp. TWE2 DNA segment encodes these proteins:
- a CDS encoding flavodoxin family protein yields MTQVSIVYHSGYGHTAEQAKAVARGAQKVAGVTVNLLTVDEAQQQWDLLKASDAIVFGSPTYMGSASAQFKAFMDASSKAWYTRDWQNKIAAGFTTSASQSGDKLNTLIQLTVFAAQHGMIWVGQDLLPGNNHSKGSVNDLNRLGGFLGAMAQANSDQGPDVAPLQSDLLTAEHLGERVATITQRFSKSA; encoded by the coding sequence ATGACTCAGGTTTCAATTGTTTACCATAGTGGCTACGGACACACCGCCGAGCAGGCCAAGGCGGTCGCACGTGGTGCGCAGAAAGTGGCAGGCGTCACGGTGAATCTGCTGACGGTTGATGAAGCACAGCAACAATGGGATTTACTGAAGGCCAGTGATGCCATTGTGTTTGGCAGCCCAACCTATATGGGCTCAGCGTCTGCACAATTTAAAGCCTTTATGGACGCCAGTTCCAAGGCCTGGTACACGCGTGACTGGCAAAACAAGATTGCTGCAGGGTTTACAACTTCTGCCAGCCAGAGTGGTGATAAGTTAAACACCCTTATCCAGTTAACCGTGTTTGCGGCACAGCATGGCATGATTTGGGTAGGCCAGGATTTATTGCCGGGGAACAATCATAGCAAAGGCTCAGTCAACGACTTAAACCGTCTGGGTGGTTTTTTAGGTGCCATGGCACAGGCCAACTCGGATCAAGGTCCTGATGTCGCCCCACTTCAGAGTGACTTGCTGACCGCGGAACATTTAGGCGAGCGCGTAGCCACCATCACACAACGGTTTTCTAAATCCGCATAA